From Hippoglossus stenolepis isolate QCI-W04-F060 chromosome 4, HSTE1.2, whole genome shotgun sequence, a single genomic window includes:
- the smtla gene encoding somatolactin alpha → MNMMTVKQGVWAALLWPYLLAASIPLDCKDEQGSFSRCPSISQEKLLDRVIQHAELIYRVSEESCSMFEEMFVPFPLRLQRNQAGYACITKALPIPSSKSEIQQISDTWLLHSVLLLVQSWIEPLVYLQTTLDRYDNASEMLLNKTKWVSDKLISLEQGVVVLIRKMLDEGMLTATYNEQGLFQYDVLPDMLESVMRDYTLLSCFKKDAHKMEIFLKLLKCRQTDKYNCA, encoded by the exons ATGAACATGATGACAG TCAAGCAGGGTGTGTGGGCTGCGTTGCTCTGGCCCTATTTGCTCGCTGCGAGCATCCCACTAGACTGCAAGGACGAGCAGGGCAGCTTCTCCCGCTGCCCCTCCATCTCGCAAGAGAAACTTCTAGACCGAGTCATCCAGCACGCCGAGCTCATCTACCGCGTGTCGGAGGAGTCGTGTTCTATGTTT GAGGAGATGTTTGTCCCGTTTCCATTGCGGCTCCAGAGGAACCAGGCTGGCTATGCATGCATCACCAAAGCCTTACCCATCCCAAGCTCCAAAAGTGAAATCCAACAGATATCT GATACATGGCTGCTCCACTCCGTGCTGTTGCTGGTCCAGTCGTGGATCGAGCCCCTGGTCTACCTGCAGACCACGCTAGATCGCTACGACAACGCTTCGGAAATGCTCCTCAACAAGACCAAGTGGGTGTCTGACAAACTGATCAGTCTGGAGCAAGGGGTGGTGGTGCTTATCAGGAAG ATGTTGGACGAGGGAATGTTGACTGCAACCTACAACGAACAAGGCCTGTTCCAGTACGACGTGCTGCCAGATATGCTGGAATCGGTGATGAGAGACTATACCCTGCTCAGCTGCTTCAAGAAAGATGCCCATAAGATGGAGATCTTCCTCAAGCTCCTCAAGTGTCGACAAACTGACAAATACAACTGCGCATAA